The following are encoded in a window of Sphaerisporangium siamense genomic DNA:
- a CDS encoding HelD family protein produces MTSQDPEHGDQTAHEQAYVTRLYGRLDALRAQTRARLAEVSHDTGGTAQARTERDVAFGEHTRRLARLDAAENRLCFGRLDLGGGERRYIGRIGLWPESGDGDPLLVDWRAPAARPFYVATPAVPKDVRRRRHILTRGRRVVSVDDETLGEDGDAPAAETLAGEAALLAALNTGRTGRMPDVVATLRAEQDAVIRSDHRGVLVVQGGPGTGKTAVALHRAAYLLYDRPRLASQGVLVIGPNPTFLRYIGQVLPGLGETGVLSATVADLFPGVRADRAEPAAEVKGRAVMAEVLAAAVREYQAPPGAEVRVEFDTETLVLEPEVIARAAARARASRLPHNQARPGFVATLVGHLARRLAERTRELADRIEADVAGILAEADVDRAVRADLAALGLPEEPETPRQEIGGEDDVRDLRRALASDPAVRRALDALWPALTPRRLLEDLFSDPRRLAAVAPGLDEAERASLVRAPGGWSTADVPLLDEAAELLGVDDRAERARAARDRARRVAYAQGVLDIAAADDDGEVLTAGDLLDARRLADRHEESGDATVAERAAVDRTWTFGHVIVDEAQELSAMAWRMVMRRCPGRSMTLVGDLAQTSDAAGATSWDEVLRPYAGDRWRLARLSVNYRTPAEIMDAAAGLAADLGVEAAPPRSVRRTGVLPWRAAARDLPAVLARHAAREAAALRGGRLAVIVPDGRRDELVAAVRAAVPGAAFGADPDLTAPVVVLGVRQAKGLEFDAVLIADPAAILAASPRGRNDLYVAMTRATRRLGVLHPGPPPAEIADAVPELREAADDGPHAGGAEPRDTGQGV; encoded by the coding sequence GTGACTTCACAAGACCCGGAACACGGCGACCAGACCGCGCACGAGCAGGCGTACGTGACGCGGCTCTACGGGCGGCTTGACGCGCTGCGCGCCCAGACACGCGCCCGGCTGGCCGAGGTGTCGCACGACACCGGCGGCACGGCCCAGGCGCGCACGGAACGGGATGTCGCGTTCGGCGAGCACACCCGGAGGCTGGCCCGGCTCGACGCGGCCGAGAACCGGCTGTGCTTCGGCCGACTCGACCTCGGCGGGGGCGAGCGGCGCTACATCGGCAGGATCGGGCTGTGGCCGGAGTCCGGAGACGGCGACCCGCTGCTCGTGGACTGGCGCGCCCCCGCCGCCCGCCCCTTCTACGTGGCCACCCCGGCCGTCCCGAAGGACGTACGGCGGCGGCGCCACATCCTCACCCGGGGACGCCGCGTGGTGAGCGTGGACGACGAGACCCTCGGCGAGGACGGCGACGCCCCGGCGGCGGAAACCCTGGCCGGGGAGGCGGCGTTGCTGGCCGCGCTGAACACCGGGCGTACCGGGCGGATGCCCGACGTCGTGGCGACCCTGCGGGCGGAGCAGGACGCGGTCATCCGCTCCGACCATCGCGGGGTGCTGGTGGTGCAGGGCGGCCCCGGCACCGGCAAGACGGCGGTGGCGCTGCACCGCGCCGCCTACCTGCTCTACGACCGTCCCCGGCTGGCGTCCCAAGGGGTGCTGGTCATCGGCCCGAACCCCACGTTCCTCCGCTACATCGGCCAGGTGCTGCCCGGCCTGGGGGAGACCGGCGTGCTGTCGGCCACCGTCGCCGACCTGTTCCCCGGCGTCCGCGCGGACCGCGCCGAGCCGGCGGCGGAGGTCAAGGGCCGCGCGGTGATGGCCGAGGTGCTGGCGGCGGCCGTGCGCGAATACCAGGCGCCGCCCGGCGCCGAGGTCCGCGTCGAGTTCGACACCGAGACCCTCGTCCTGGAGCCCGAGGTCATCGCGCGGGCCGCCGCGCGGGCGCGTGCCTCCCGCCTGCCGCACAACCAGGCGCGCCCGGGGTTCGTCGCCACGCTCGTCGGCCACCTCGCGCGCCGCCTCGCCGAGCGGACCCGTGAGCTGGCCGACCGCATCGAGGCCGACGTGGCCGGGATCCTCGCCGAGGCGGACGTGGACCGCGCCGTGCGGGCCGACCTCGCCGCCCTGGGCCTGCCGGAGGAGCCCGAGACGCCCCGGCAGGAGATCGGCGGCGAGGACGACGTCCGCGACCTGCGCCGCGCCCTCGCGTCGGATCCCGCCGTGCGGCGGGCGCTGGACGCGCTGTGGCCCGCGCTGACGCCACGGCGCCTGCTGGAGGACCTGTTCTCCGACCCGCGCCGGCTCGCCGCCGTCGCCCCGGGGCTGGACGAGGCCGAGCGGGCGTCCCTGGTCCGGGCGCCGGGCGGCTGGAGCACGGCGGACGTGCCGCTGCTGGACGAGGCGGCCGAACTGCTCGGCGTGGACGACCGGGCGGAACGGGCACGGGCGGCACGGGATCGTGCCCGGCGGGTCGCCTACGCCCAGGGCGTCCTGGACATCGCCGCCGCCGACGACGACGGGGAGGTCCTCACGGCCGGGGACCTGCTGGACGCCCGGCGGCTCGCCGACCGGCACGAGGAGTCCGGGGACGCGACGGTGGCCGAACGGGCGGCCGTGGACCGCACCTGGACCTTCGGGCACGTGATCGTGGACGAGGCGCAGGAGCTGTCGGCGATGGCGTGGCGCATGGTGATGAGGCGCTGCCCCGGCAGGTCGATGACGCTGGTCGGCGACCTGGCCCAGACGTCGGACGCGGCCGGCGCGACGTCGTGGGACGAGGTGCTGCGCCCGTACGCGGGCGACCGGTGGCGCCTGGCCCGGCTGTCGGTGAACTACCGCACCCCGGCGGAGATCATGGACGCCGCCGCCGGCCTCGCCGCGGACCTCGGCGTCGAGGCGGCGCCCCCGCGGTCGGTGCGCAGGACGGGTGTGCTCCCGTGGCGCGCAGCCGCCCGCGACCTGCCCGCGGTGCTGGCCCGCCACGCGGCCCGCGAGGCGGCGGCGCTGCGCGGTGGACGGCTCGCGGTGATCGTCCCGGACGGCCGGCGCGACGAGCTGGTCGCCGCCGTCCGCGCCGCGGTGCCCGGGGCGGCCTTCGGCGCGGATCCCGATCTGACGGCCCCCGTCGTCGTCCTCGGGGTCAGGCAGGCCAAGGGGCTGGAGTTCGACGCGGTGCTGATCGCCGACCCGGCCGCGATCCTGGCCGCGTCACCGCGCGGCCGTAACGACCTGTACGTGGCGATGACGCGGGCCACCCGGCGGCTCGGCGTCCTGCACCCGGGTCCTCCGCCCGCCGAGATCGCCGACGCCGTGCCGGAACTCCGGGAGGCCGCGGACGACGGCCCGCACGCCGGCGGCGCCGAACCCAGGGACACCGGTCAGGGGGTGTAG
- a CDS encoding LysR family transcriptional regulator: MDLDAVLTFVAAADAGQFQQAAAELAVTQQAVSKRIAALERTLGVRLFTRTPRGAELTIDGQAFLPHARELLRVAERAVASVRTGSRPLRVDMIASRGAASGLLRDFHRARPEIELDVVMLFDIETAVAAIRSGVIDASFRAVAVPGRPLPEDIEAVRVLDEPLQLLTGPGHALASARSVRLAQLAGHRIWMPGIVPGTEWAAYYDDLVAEFGLTIEATGPNFGSDALLDTIADTPALATFMGEHTRLVWPAGHGLRRIPVTDPTPVYPHSLLWHRDNPHPAMATLRAHLAAATADHDAAGTWTPDWTIPR, encoded by the coding sequence ATGGACCTCGACGCCGTCCTGACCTTCGTCGCCGCCGCCGACGCGGGGCAGTTCCAGCAGGCCGCCGCCGAGCTGGCGGTCACCCAGCAGGCCGTCTCGAAACGCATCGCCGCGCTGGAGCGCACCCTCGGCGTACGGCTGTTCACCCGCACCCCGCGCGGTGCCGAGCTCACCATCGACGGGCAGGCGTTCCTGCCCCACGCCCGCGAACTGCTCCGGGTCGCCGAGCGCGCGGTCGCGTCCGTCCGCACCGGCAGCCGTCCGCTGCGCGTCGACATGATCGCCTCACGCGGCGCGGCGTCGGGCCTGCTGCGGGACTTCCACCGCGCGCGCCCCGAGATCGAGCTCGACGTGGTGATGCTGTTCGACATCGAGACGGCCGTCGCCGCCATCCGGTCCGGCGTGATCGACGCGTCCTTCCGCGCCGTCGCCGTGCCGGGCCGGCCCCTGCCTGAGGACATCGAGGCCGTGCGGGTGCTCGACGAGCCGCTCCAGCTCCTCACCGGCCCCGGGCACGCGCTGGCGTCCGCCCGGTCGGTGCGCCTGGCCCAGCTCGCCGGGCACCGGATCTGGATGCCCGGCATCGTCCCCGGTACGGAGTGGGCCGCCTACTACGACGACCTGGTCGCCGAGTTCGGCCTCACCATCGAGGCGACCGGCCCCAACTTCGGCTCCGACGCGCTCCTCGACACCATCGCCGACACCCCGGCCCTGGCCACGTTCATGGGCGAGCACACCCGCCTCGTCTGGCCCGCCGGCCACGGCCTGCGCCGCATCCCGGTGACCGACCCCACGCCGGTCTACCCGCACTCACTCCTGTGGCACCGCGACAACCCTCACCCCGCGATGGCCACCCTCCGCGCCCACCTCGCCGCCGCGACGGCAGACCATGACGCCGCCGGAACCTGGACGCCGGACTGGACCATCCCACGCTGA
- a CDS encoding superoxide dismutase family protein: MLGQPAAEAIIRNVDGASVGSLRIEHRDSSTPRITVAVRGLPAGYHGFHIHTTGVCDPRSIDPNTGSPFFSAGGHFNLGTGSHPDHSGDLPPLLVGADGTGSASFVTDRFRAKQLLDTDGSAVIVHARPDNQANIPDRYHSADDKSGPDADTLKTGDAGARLACGVIKNR; this comes from the coding sequence ATGCTGGGTCAACCGGCGGCCGAGGCCATCATCAGGAATGTCGACGGCGCGAGCGTCGGCTCGCTCCGCATCGAACACAGGGATTCCAGCACGCCCAGGATCACCGTCGCCGTCCGGGGCCTCCCTGCCGGATATCACGGCTTCCACATTCACACGACGGGCGTCTGCGATCCCCGATCGATCGACCCGAACACCGGCAGCCCGTTCTTCAGCGCGGGCGGCCACTTCAACCTCGGCACCGGCTCACACCCCGACCACTCCGGCGACCTGCCGCCCCTCCTGGTGGGCGCGGACGGCACCGGCAGCGCGTCCTTCGTCACCGACCGGTTCCGTGCCAAGCAGCTCCTCGACACCGACGGCAGCGCCGTCATCGTCCACGCCCGCCCCGACAACCAGGCCAACATCCCCGACCGCTACCACAGCGCGGACGACAAGTCCGGCCCCGACGCCGACACCCTGAAAACCGGCGACGCCGGCGCCCGCCTGGCCTGCGGCGTAATCAAGAACCGCTGA
- a CDS encoding non-ribosomal peptide synthetase produces the protein MERVDPVVAGSVARVGFVFTGEPSLRELMRGGEVIASAEGDDGSGGWPVAIRFAGRDGAASPGPGHELELVVRAGSGARGGVAVELWYDPGLFDAGTAARLLGHVATLVEEAWRSPDRAVARLRLLGDAELERMLVAWNATACDLPSEVCLHEGFEAQVRRAPDAVAVVQGQDRYSYRQVNAAANRVARYLRERGVGPDVRVGVCLDRSVDLLVAVLGVLKAGGAYVPLDPDYPAQRIATMVTGTACAVMISREGLTANLPDTGDGSDTGFGAGATAEAAGAGVVDGAGLPRAGAGGDGGRLLLLDRDTALLAAQPDDDLGPTSGPEDLCYIIHTSGSTGEPKPIALRHRGVMNNLADLNTRFQVGPWDAVLALSSPSFDMSVYEFLGLTIAGGRVVIPEASHAKDPAHWAQLLTREHITIWNSAPALLGLLIDHLEQAGLGSAAGENAPPGLALRLVLLGGDWVPVPLPGRVRVWAAQVRFVVMGGATEASIHSTIFEVDRVDPSWRSIPYGRPMANQRVYILDGSLRPVPPGVAGELYLAGVGLARGYLGRPEQTAERFIDDWSYGPVVGERLYRTGDVARFGADGLVELLGRADFQVKINGLRVELGEIEAVLRAHQSVAQVAVMARQGRLAAYIVPATSTEVDVENLRAYAATRLPAFMVPAAFVVMERLPLTPNGKLDRGGLPDPRLGGTGTGYRAPRSAVEKTLAQVLAHVLEVERVGLDDEFIALGGDSIRAIQLTSRARAYGLHITAKQVLQSRTLADLAASVTDTATEPAAIGGAVAVVGKATVGDAPVNGTAAGNSHGDDGDPGGVLSGDGIPGGDGRGSGPLVEVSQEDMDYWGQDHPHISDVWPVTPLQAGMLFESMLNDSGHDAYHLQTVYHLSGEVDPVRMRAAAQAVLERHPNLRVAFVEDELGDTVQIVVDGVELPWKHLDLGELAEDERDEAFRRFLAEDEVSRFAPGTAPLLRMTLVRLGPGRTALVLTIHHVLIDGWSEHVLGRDLVKLYAADGDASALPPARPYRDFLAWLSRQDREASAKAWAEELAGVDGPTTVLPALAAPRAAAEEAPGGVGEVVLPVSVADARAYGRRCAELGVTLNTLVQGAWAVLVSALTGREDVVFGAVVSGRPGTLAEVDGMVGLFINTIPVRVRRAPDATVAELLTGLQARQIALLDHHHHSLGEIQRAAGFDTLFDTLVAFQSYLWNREDDAGAGGVELTGVDSIGGNSYPLTLVVEAGRMILQYQRHLLDQDTAERVAAGFRSVLDQMASDPARRLGTLEVPPPDGR, from the coding sequence GTGGAGCGTGTCGATCCGGTGGTCGCGGGGTCGGTCGCGCGGGTGGGGTTCGTGTTCACCGGTGAGCCGTCGCTGCGTGAGTTGATGCGTGGCGGCGAGGTCATCGCCTCGGCCGAGGGTGATGACGGGTCCGGAGGGTGGCCGGTGGCCATCCGGTTCGCCGGGCGGGATGGGGCGGCGTCCCCGGGGCCGGGGCATGAGCTGGAGTTGGTGGTTCGTGCGGGTTCCGGTGCGCGCGGGGGCGTGGCGGTGGAGCTCTGGTACGACCCGGGGTTGTTCGACGCCGGGACGGCGGCACGGCTGCTCGGGCACGTGGCGACTCTGGTGGAGGAGGCGTGGCGTTCTCCCGATCGTGCGGTGGCGCGGTTGCGGTTGCTGGGGGATGCCGAGCTGGAGCGGATGCTGGTCGCGTGGAATGCCACCGCCTGTGATCTGCCGTCTGAGGTGTGCCTGCACGAGGGGTTCGAGGCGCAGGTGCGGCGTGCCCCTGACGCGGTCGCGGTGGTGCAGGGCCAGGACAGGTACAGCTATCGGCAGGTGAACGCCGCCGCCAACCGTGTGGCCCGCTATCTGCGTGAGCGTGGTGTGGGGCCGGATGTGCGGGTGGGGGTGTGCCTGGACCGTTCGGTGGATCTGCTGGTCGCGGTTCTGGGGGTGCTGAAGGCCGGCGGGGCGTATGTCCCGTTGGACCCGGACTACCCCGCCCAGCGGATCGCCACGATGGTGACCGGCACCGCGTGCGCCGTGATGATCAGCCGCGAAGGCTTGACCGCCAACCTGCCTGACACAGGCGACGGCTCTGACACCGGCTTCGGCGCTGGTGCGACCGCTGAAGCGGCCGGTGCGGGCGTCGTGGATGGTGCCGGTCTGCCCCGTGCGGGCGCCGGTGGTGATGGCGGGCGGCTGTTGTTGCTCGATCGGGATACGGCCTTACTGGCCGCTCAGCCGGATGACGACCTGGGGCCCACCTCTGGCCCTGAGGATTTGTGCTACATCATTCATACTTCCGGGTCGACGGGGGAGCCCAAGCCGATCGCGTTGCGGCATCGGGGGGTGATGAACAATCTCGCCGATCTGAACACGCGGTTCCAGGTGGGGCCGTGGGACGCGGTGCTGGCCCTGTCCTCGCCGAGTTTCGACATGTCGGTGTATGAGTTCCTGGGGCTGACCATCGCCGGCGGCCGGGTCGTCATCCCGGAGGCTTCCCACGCCAAGGACCCCGCCCACTGGGCGCAGTTGCTGACCCGCGAGCACATCACCATCTGGAACTCGGCTCCGGCCCTGCTGGGCCTGCTGATCGACCACCTGGAGCAGGCGGGTCTCGGCTCGGCCGCTGGGGAGAACGCGCCGCCGGGCCTGGCACTGCGGTTGGTGTTGCTGGGTGGGGATTGGGTGCCGGTGCCATTGCCGGGGCGGGTGCGGGTGTGGGCGGCGCAGGTGCGGTTCGTGGTGATGGGCGGGGCGACCGAGGCGTCGATCCATTCGACGATCTTCGAGGTGGATCGGGTGGACCCGAGCTGGCGGAGTATTCCTTACGGGCGGCCGATGGCCAATCAGCGGGTGTACATCCTGGACGGGTCGCTGCGGCCGGTGCCCCCAGGCGTGGCCGGGGAGTTGTATCTGGCGGGGGTGGGGCTGGCGCGGGGGTATCTGGGCCGGCCGGAGCAGACCGCCGAGCGTTTCATCGACGACTGGTCGTATGGGCCGGTGGTGGGCGAGCGGTTGTACCGGACCGGCGATGTGGCACGGTTCGGGGCCGATGGGTTGGTGGAGTTACTGGGCCGGGCGGATTTCCAGGTCAAGATCAACGGGCTTCGGGTGGAGCTGGGCGAGATCGAGGCGGTGCTGCGCGCCCACCAGTCGGTGGCTCAGGTCGCGGTGATGGCCCGTCAGGGCCGCCTGGCCGCCTACATCGTCCCCGCCACGTCCACAGAGGTGGATGTCGAGAACTTACGGGCTTACGCGGCCACACGCTTGCCGGCGTTCATGGTGCCCGCGGCGTTCGTGGTGATGGAACGCCTGCCGTTGACGCCCAACGGCAAGCTGGACCGGGGCGGGTTACCCGACCCGCGGCTCGGCGGGACGGGTACGGGGTATCGCGCGCCGCGCTCGGCGGTGGAGAAGACCCTGGCCCAGGTGCTGGCGCACGTGCTGGAGGTGGAACGGGTCGGGCTGGACGACGAGTTCATCGCACTCGGCGGTGACAGCATCCGCGCGATCCAGCTCACCAGCCGCGCCCGCGCCTACGGCCTGCACATCACCGCCAAGCAGGTGCTCCAGTCGCGCACTCTGGCCGACCTGGCCGCGAGCGTCACGGACACGGCCACGGAGCCCGCGGCCATCGGGGGCGCGGTCGCGGTCGTCGGGAAGGCGACCGTGGGGGACGCGCCCGTCAACGGCACAGCGGCCGGGAACTCGCACGGGGATGACGGCGACCCGGGCGGGGTTCTGAGCGGTGACGGCATTCCGGGCGGTGACGGGCGCGGTTCCGGGCCGTTGGTCGAGGTCAGCCAGGAGGACATGGACTACTGGGGCCAGGACCATCCGCACATCTCGGATGTGTGGCCGGTTACGCCGTTGCAGGCGGGCATGCTGTTCGAGTCGATGCTGAACGACAGCGGTCACGACGCCTACCACCTGCAGACGGTCTACCACCTGTCCGGCGAGGTGGACCCGGTGAGGATGCGGGCCGCGGCGCAGGCCGTCCTGGAGCGTCACCCCAACCTGCGTGTCGCGTTCGTCGAGGACGAGCTCGGCGACACGGTGCAGATCGTGGTGGACGGCGTCGAACTGCCCTGGAAGCACCTGGACCTGGGAGAACTCGCCGAGGACGAGCGGGACGAGGCGTTCCGGCGGTTCCTCGCCGAGGACGAGGTGTCCAGGTTCGCGCCCGGCACGGCTCCGCTGCTCCGTATGACGCTGGTCCGGCTGGGCCCCGGCCGTACGGCGCTCGTGCTCACGATCCACCACGTGCTGATCGACGGCTGGTCGGAGCACGTGCTGGGGCGGGACCTCGTCAAGCTCTACGCGGCGGACGGGGACGCCTCCGCGCTGCCGCCCGCCCGGCCGTACCGTGATTTCCTGGCCTGGCTGTCGCGGCAGGACCGTGAGGCGAGCGCCAAGGCGTGGGCCGAGGAACTCGCGGGCGTGGACGGCCCCACCACCGTGCTCCCGGCGCTCGCCGCCCCGCGCGCCGCCGCGGAGGAAGCGCCGGGCGGTGTCGGAGAGGTCGTTCTCCCGGTGTCCGTGGCGGACGCCCGGGCGTACGGCAGGCGGTGCGCCGAGCTGGGCGTGACGCTGAACACGCTGGTGCAGGGCGCCTGGGCCGTGCTGGTCTCGGCGCTGACGGGGCGGGAGGACGTCGTGTTCGGCGCCGTCGTCTCCGGCAGGCCCGGGACGCTGGCGGAGGTGGACGGGATGGTGGGCCTGTTCATCAACACCATCCCGGTACGCGTCCGCCGCGCGCCGGACGCGACGGTGGCCGAGTTGCTGACCGGCTTGCAGGCCCGGCAGATCGCGCTGCTGGACCATCACCACCACAGCCTGGGCGAGATCCAGCGGGCGGCGGGTTTCGACACGCTCTTCGACACGCTCGTGGCGTTCCAGTCCTACCTGTGGAACCGCGAGGACGACGCGGGCGCCGGAGGAGTCGAGCTGACCGGGGTGGACTCGATCGGCGGCAACAGCTACCCGCTGACCCTGGTGGTCGAGGCGGGCCGCATGATCCTGCAGTACCAGCGGCATCTTCTCGACCAGGACACGGCCGAAAGGGTCGCCGCCGGGTTCCGCTCGGTGCTGGACCAGATGGCGTCCGACCCCGCTCGCCGCCTCGGCACGCTGGAGGTGCCGCCGCCCGACGGCAGGTGA
- a CDS encoding MBL fold metallo-hydrolase → MTNTPVSPCCATPESGSSRRSLLKAVGALGGAGVASLAGAALTPAAANAASAQAGPGKQDWSGTNVVLLGTGGGPIPMTDRQMTSQVVVVDGAAYVVDCGSGVVRQMYAAGVTHGMLRALFVTHFHADHFSDYLPLMLFGRPLPGQQYGYAGQLHVYGPPSLGLPPGVPMPGVELIQPDNPHPGMTDVHNGVLAAFATTTNSQGIKAAFGPDIRDLIVPHDLSVNATADLPSPPRMRPFTVYEDNRVRVSATLVNHYWPFPAFGFRFDTDHGSVTFSGDTTPSDNLVELARNTDVLVHEIMDGQSMLDRGMAEFMVKGLRGCHTDITQIGDVATRAGARTLALSHIVPLTLSSPTPPKIPVGHWRSTIKRDYDGTLVIGEDLQRVRVGRRPGR, encoded by the coding sequence ATGACGAATACCCCCGTGTCCCCCTGCTGCGCGACGCCCGAATCAGGCAGCTCGCGACGCAGCCTACTCAAGGCCGTCGGCGCGCTCGGCGGGGCGGGTGTGGCCTCCTTGGCCGGCGCCGCGCTCACCCCCGCCGCGGCGAACGCGGCATCGGCCCAGGCAGGGCCGGGCAAGCAGGACTGGTCCGGTACCAACGTGGTGCTGCTGGGCACCGGCGGCGGTCCGATCCCCATGACGGACCGGCAGATGACCTCGCAGGTCGTGGTGGTCGACGGTGCGGCGTACGTGGTCGACTGCGGGAGCGGCGTGGTCCGGCAGATGTACGCGGCCGGCGTGACCCATGGGATGCTGCGGGCGCTGTTCGTGACCCACTTCCACGCCGACCACTTCAGCGACTACCTGCCGCTGATGCTGTTCGGACGACCACTGCCCGGACAGCAGTACGGCTATGCCGGTCAGCTCCACGTCTACGGCCCGCCGTCACTGGGCCTGCCGCCCGGGGTGCCGATGCCGGGGGTGGAGCTGATCCAACCGGACAACCCGCACCCGGGCATGACCGACGTCCACAACGGAGTGCTGGCCGCGTTCGCCACCACGACGAACAGCCAGGGCATCAAGGCCGCGTTCGGACCGGATATCCGGGACCTCATCGTGCCCCACGACCTTTCGGTGAACGCGACGGCCGACCTGCCGTCACCGCCCCGGATGCGTCCCTTCACCGTGTACGAGGACAACCGCGTGCGCGTGAGTGCCACGCTGGTCAACCACTACTGGCCCTTCCCGGCGTTCGGCTTCCGGTTCGACACCGACCACGGCAGCGTCACGTTCTCGGGCGACACCACGCCGAGCGACAACCTCGTGGAGCTGGCCCGGAACACCGACGTGCTGGTGCACGAGATCATGGACGGTCAGAGCATGCTGGACCGCGGCATGGCGGAATTCATGGTGAAGGGTCTGCGCGGCTGCCACACCGACATCACGCAGATCGGTGATGTCGCCACGCGGGCCGGAGCGCGCACCCTCGCCCTGTCGCACATCGTGCCGCTCACGCTCTCCTCGCCCACGCCGCCGAAGATCCCGGTGGGGCACTGGCGGTCGACGATCAAGCGGGACTACGACGGCACCCTCGTGATCGGAGAAGACCTGCAGCGCGTGCGCGTGGGCCGGCGACCCGGACGATGA
- a CDS encoding serine hydroxymethyltransferase, producing MAGRMNTAAVETARMDAGSAEDEPAALIGTVSEQAELLRIGMESLHRDDPELAGLLDAEAGQQATTLAMIASASVADLSVLAAGGAVLSNLTVEGYPGARYHPGSAQFDQVETLAVERAKVLFGARYANVQPHSCSSANLAVLAALLPPGGTLLALDLDAGGHLTHGSRASVTGRHYRAVHYGLDRSGYIDYGQAAELALEHRPQVMIAGASAYPRVIEFERFREIADSVGAYLLADISHLAGLVVSGEHPSPIDVAHVTTTSTYKQLAGPRGGIILSGREHESPGPDGRTPLSRLMQRAVFPQSQGTPSPATVAAMARAFAIASGPGFRRVARLIVEDARTLAEELSGLGYEVLTGGTDNHMVVIDLAARGLTGVVAERALEECGILANRNRVPGDVRPPLVTSGLRLGTNILAQRGMGPQEMRECARLVHAVLTATTASSDTEFRTDPAVAAEVRADVRRLCVRHPLPFDGSDDRYGRGAGQ from the coding sequence ATGGCCGGTCGGATGAACACCGCGGCGGTGGAGACCGCACGCATGGACGCCGGTTCCGCGGAGGATGAGCCGGCCGCCCTGATCGGGACGGTGAGCGAGCAGGCGGAGCTGCTGCGCATCGGCATGGAGTCCCTGCACCGCGACGACCCCGAGCTGGCCGGGTTGCTGGACGCCGAGGCGGGCCAGCAGGCCACGACGCTGGCGATGATCGCCTCGGCCAGCGTCGCCGACCTGTCGGTGCTGGCGGCGGGCGGGGCCGTGCTGTCCAACCTGACGGTGGAGGGATATCCGGGGGCCCGATACCACCCCGGGTCCGCGCAGTTCGACCAGGTGGAGACGCTGGCGGTCGAGCGGGCCAAGGTCCTGTTCGGGGCGCGGTACGCCAACGTGCAGCCGCATTCGTGCTCCTCGGCGAACCTGGCGGTGCTGGCGGCGCTGCTCCCGCCGGGTGGGACGCTGCTCGCCCTCGACCTGGACGCCGGCGGGCACCTGACCCACGGGTCCCGGGCGTCGGTGACCGGGCGTCATTACCGCGCCGTGCACTACGGGCTGGATCGCTCCGGATACATCGACTACGGCCAGGCGGCGGAGCTGGCCTTGGAGCATCGGCCGCAGGTGATGATCGCCGGGGCCAGCGCCTATCCGCGTGTGATCGAGTTCGAGCGGTTCCGCGAGATCGCCGACTCGGTGGGGGCGTACCTGCTGGCGGACATCTCGCATCTCGCCGGGCTGGTGGTCTCCGGGGAGCACCCGAGCCCGATCGACGTCGCCCACGTGACGACGACCAGCACGTACAAGCAGCTCGCCGGGCCGCGCGGCGGGATCATCCTCAGCGGGCGCGAGCACGAGAGCCCTGGGCCGGACGGGCGCACGCCGCTGTCCCGGCTGATGCAGCGGGCCGTCTTCCCGCAGTCGCAGGGGACGCCGAGCCCCGCGACGGTCGCGGCGATGGCCCGTGCGTTCGCGATCGCGTCCGGGCCGGGGTTCAGGCGGGTGGCACGGCTGATCGTGGAGGACGCGCGGACGCTCGCCGAGGAGCTGTCCGGGCTCGGGTACGAGGTCCTGACCGGCGGCACGGACAACCACATGGTCGTGATCGACCTCGCCGCGCGCGGGCTGACGGGGGTCGTCGCCGAGCGTGCGCTGGAGGAGTGCGGAATCCTCGCCAACCGCAACCGCGTCCCCGGGGACGTCCGGCCGCCGCTGGTGACCAGCGGGCTGCGGCTCGGGACCAACATCCTGGCCCAGCGGGGCATGGGCCCACAGGAGATGCGCGAATGCGCCCGCCTCGTGCACGCCGTGCTCACGGCCACCACCGCGTCGTCCGACACCGAGTTCCGTACCGATCCGGCGGTGGCGGCCGAGGTCCGCGCGGACGTGCGGAGATTGTGCGTACGGCATCCGCTGCCGTTCGATGGGAGCGATGACCGCTACGGACGAGGAGCCGGCCAGTGA